DNA from Drosophila busckii strain San Diego stock center, stock number 13000-0081.31 chromosome 2R, ASM1175060v1, whole genome shotgun sequence:
CAAATTACAcacattatttttagtaaCGAATTTTTAcgtttgatttaatatttcactaagctgaaatttaaatatcaaaacgctgcacacaattaattttatttaagtgctgcaaatagtttgaattcaaatgcaatgaattaaagcaaaactcatttaaaatttacatttaaatcaaattgcaagcgTATGCAAGcgcttaaaatgtaaataacaaaatgctatgcaaacatattttttaaatgtttcaaatactacaatttaaataaaatttatcaaGCGTTTCaagctgaaatttaaattaattaaaaatgctactaaataatatttgaactaaactgcaatttaatgaattcatttttttaaattaattccaTTTTTTCGCTGTGTAAACTTTACCAATCTAACGCGTTTAGTGCTATAAAAAGTGATTCATAATATTGCCAAGGGTATTTAAGCTGTTCGCTTGACACAGTTTATATACTGCTTGGCTTTTTACAAGTCCCCTGCGTATGCGAGCCCAAAACACACCCCCGAAAGGACTAAAATCTGATGtgagtggcagcagcaacaactcagAGCACCTTTTGTTTGAGCGCGTTGTCTGCTCGCACAGAAGCCAGTTGTGAGTTTCAGTCGCGGCAGCAAACTGCCAGAGAGAGCACACGCAGTCCAAGCTCTGACggttaaataaacaaatagccACACTGTGggtgtgtccatgtgtgtgtgtgttgtggcagCATAAGCTGTGCgtcaattaaatgtgcaattgcgttaaattaaatgcataattatcatattaagcatacgcagtgtgTTGCGTATGGAGTGCATCACGTGTTTGTGCTTCTGCTTTGAAATGTGTGACAAATCGATAATTTGCGCACTtaacacgcagcagcagcagcagcagcagccaatgaaAAGCAGTTGCAACATTGAATGAAGTAGTAGCTAAACGGGAAAACAACATGTATGAAAGcaaattacatatgtatgtgtatctgtgtggCGGCGCCATTAACAGTTATTGCTGTGCACAAAATGTCAAAGGTGGCCACCAATTTGAAACACGCTCCAATGCCAAACGTATGCGCAGCAACTAAAGCGCAAGCGTTGCcccaaccacaacaacagcaacagttacgCCCACTTGTGGCACGTACCACACACTTTACAGTTTGAACATTTTTGAGTGGCAATCTGGCTGCAACAAGCAGTAGCAGTAGGAACAGCCGGGAGCGCATTGCCTTCCACGCCGTGGAGCAGGAGGATCTGGCATCGATTGAAACGGCTGCCACCGAGTTGCTGAGCAATCTAGACGATTGCCACAGCATTTTGCGTCGCCGAGTGAGCAgcaactcagcagcagcagcagccgcagcagcgcgTCGACGTCAAGCGCAGAGCAGACAGCGTCGACGCTGGTGCAGCAGCATGAACTTTCGCAATGTCTACAAGGCCCTGCGCATACGTTGGAATCGTAAGTGCGCGCAGTGTGCTTTGCCCCCCAAACCCACTTCCCTTccctttaaaacaaaattctcCATTGAGCTGTCATGTTTGTCAACTGCATAACACCAGATGCTGTCAAGGAGCTGGCCCGCCTGCTCAAGCAGCATGGCCTCATACCCGACGTTTTGTCCTGCCAGCCGCAGCAGGTCATCGATTTGCGCTATCGCTGCCGCACCGATGTGCATCCGGGCATTGAGCTGACGCCCACGCTGGTGCGTCATCAGCCCATCATACGCTGGCTGGCGGATCCGCGTGTCTACCATACGCTGGCCATGATCGATCCGGATGCGCCCAGTCGCAAGCATCCCAAGTATCGCTGCTGGCTGCACTGGCTCGTGGGCAATGTACCAGGCTGTGATGTTGTGCGCGGTGAGCAGCTCTTCGGCTACATTGGCAGTCGCCCGCCTGTGGCCACTGGCGCGCATCGTTATCTCTTTGTGGTCTTCAAGCAGTACTGCCAGCTGGACTTTGACGAGGACTctgtcagcagctgcagctacgaGGGTCGTCCCAGTTTCAACATCAAGCGCTTTGCCAAGAAATACGCACTGGGCAATCCCATTGCGGCCACATTCTTTTTAGCCAGCTGGGAGCAAACTGATTTctactaaataaattgcatagtTATCAATCGCTTTAGTTcacatttagttttttatttaaattttgaaagctAACTCAAGTGCCTGTGCTTGTTTCTATATTGCAGACGAGGAGGAGTTCCCATCCTCCGTGGGCTTTGACACAGACGATGGCGAGAAGCGTATTATTGCCATCAATTCGCCGCAGCccacaaaatattgcaataatcGCATAACAACGGCGAAATATAAgtaagtatacatatatatatatatttatatatctgcTGCAATATGTTCGGGCTTATCGCTATATTTATCTTTTGTCCATTTGCTTGATCTGTTCAAATGATAAGATATGCCATatacacaaattataattacaacaattattaCTCACTCTCTAactcgttctctctctctctctccatctctctctAGTTGCCTCTGCTTTTTACCATCGTTCCTCTTCGAGCAGTTCCGACGCTATTCCAATTGCTTTTTTCTACTTATTGCATTACTACAACAAATTCCGGATGTATCTCCAACGGGTCGCTATACCACATTGGTGCCACTCATATTTATACTCTCAGTTAGCGCAATTAAGGAGATCATTGAAGATGTGGTAAgttatagtttattatttgatCTGATCttgttaattttcaatttcaaagctGTGAGTCGGCGATTTAAAAATGTGAAACAAGTAAACCAAATCTTAagagctttaaaaatattcaaaaatatatattatatataaaataatattgaagaaattaaaataaaatactttacagttttgaatttaaaatgtgagctctaagaaatatttaactacactgttttttaattaaagtcttgtatttataaaataaataattaattactttagtAACAGCTATTTCTAATAACTTTCTCTACTTTCTTTCTATAAATAGAAACGCCATCGTGCGGATAATGAAATCAATCATCGCTTAATTGAGCGCTTGGTAAATGGCCAGTGGACCACTGTGCGCTGGTCCGCGCTAACAGTGGGCGATATTATCAAGGTAGTCAATGATTCATTTTTTCCCGCTGACCTCATACTCTTGTCGTCCAGGTAAGTagctttaattacatttaattatctctagtgcaaacatttgcttaatgtGCATCCGCCGCAGTGAACCGCAGGCGATGTGTTTCATTGAGACGGCAAACTTGGATGGCGAGACGAATCTGAAGATACGCCAAGGTGTGCCGGCCACAGCCAAAC
Protein-coding regions in this window:
- the LOC108596479 gene encoding protein D3; the encoded protein is MFVNCITPDAVKELARLLKQHGLIPDVLSCQPQQVIDLRYRCRTDVHPGIELTPTLVRHQPIIRWLADPRVYHTLAMIDPDAPSRKHPKYRCWLHWLVGNVPGCDVVRGEQLFGYIGSRPPVATGAHRYLFVVFKQYCQLDFDEDSVSSCSYEGRPSFNIKRFAKKYALGNPIAATFFLASWEQTDFY